The following proteins are co-located in the Pyricularia oryzae 70-15 chromosome 1, whole genome shotgun sequence genome:
- a CDS encoding mitotic check point protein BUB2 has product MPSPIKESAPSLPPPAATTLHPPPSPGTHRALRKLHSAHNLGAKAYNLGGGPSLISQQRQQQQQQHQQQRTTQRSLSPTRRNVSNSYANPTAASVSRINDNNTVRFDPQQHSRKASSGRSPQRGRTNGDAPVLQQQTAAGAVAAVKGRRPGLPRRSAVADELSLERLIPHGPPDGDVTSAIESMRYRVLHDGIKSNTEGMSQLRIYVWLIMLDCPVLETDAYLDLIHRGASPAYSKIRNDTFRTLTTDPLFRRRVSEASLIRLLNAVAWKLHDSREIRQSSTRQSLPQLPESPARPRTATNDTPTSSPAVKNRARALTLTTEGSDAGAGESGTYVQGMNVLAAPFLYAARSEAEAFVAFHQLLTQELPGYIRGAMDGVHKGLRLVDKVLAIVDEKLSKYLMVKGLSAEIYAFPSVLTLCACTPPLPEVLQLWDFLFAYGPGLNILCIVAQLMLIRSQIMASPSPNKLLRSFPALQADKIKTLTLFIAKNIPDDVYAEIINHAR; this is encoded by the exons ATGCCTAGCCCGATCAAGGAGTCGGCCCCTtccttgccgccgcccgcgGCGACGACACTACATCCACCACCGTCTCCCGGTACCCATCGTGCTCTACGGAAACTTCATTCGGCGCACAATCTCGGCGCCAAAGCATACAATCTGGGCGGCGGCCCCTCGCTCATCTCCCAACAAcgtcaacaacagcagcagcagcatcagcagcagaGGACCACCCAGAGGTCTCTGTCACCGACGCGTAGAAACGTTAGTAACAGCTACGCCAACCCGACCGCCGCCAGCGTGAGCAGGATCAACGACAACAACACTGTCAGGTTCGATCCCCAGCAGCACTCCCGCAAGGCCAGCTCCGGTCGTTCGCCTCAGCGCGGCCGCACCAACGGCGATGCTCCCGTCCTGCAACAACAGACCGCTGCCGGTGCCGTTGCCGCTGTCAAGGGGCGCCGGCCTGGCCTGCCACGGCGCTCTGCTGTGGCCGATGAGCTGTCTTTGGAACGTTTGATACCTCACGGCCCTCCGGATGGGGATGTGACCAGCGCCATAGAAAGCATGCGGTACAGAGTCCTTCACGACGGCATCAAGTCCAACACAGAGGGCATG TCCCAACTACGCATCTATGTCTGGCTCATCATGCTCGACTGCCCAGTCCTAGAAACAGACGCATATCTTGACCTCATTCATCGCGGCGCATCACCAGCCTACTCCAAGATCCGCAACGACACCTTCCGCACCCTCACCACCGACCCACTCTTCCGCCGCCGCGTATCGGAGGCATCCCTCATCCGTCTGCTCAACGCCGTGGCCTGGAAGCTGCACGATTCGCGCGAGATCCGCCAGTCGTCCACCCGCCAGTCGCTGCCTCAGCTGCCCGAGTCGCCCGCGCGGCCTCGGACGGCTACCAACGACACGCCAACCTCGTCGCCCGCGGTCAAGAACCGCGCACGCGCCCTGACCCTCACCACCGAGGGCTCCGACGCGGGCGCGGGAGAGTCGGGCACCTACGTGCAGGGCATGAACGTGCTGGCGGCGCCCTTCCTGTACGCGGCGCgctccgaggccgaggcatTTGTCGCCTTTCATCAGCTGCTCACTCAGGAGCTGCCGGGCTACATACGCGGCGCCATGGACGGCGTGCACAAGGGCCTGCGCCTCGTCGACAAGGTCCTCGCCATCGTCGACGAGAAGCTCAGCAAGTACCTCATGGTCAAGGGCCTCTCGGCAGAGATCTACGCCTTCCCCAGCGTCCTGACGCTGTGTGCCTgcacgccgccgctgccagaGGTGCTGCAGCTGTGGGATTTCCTGTTTGCCTACGGGCCTGGGTTAAATATATTGTGTATCGTGGCTCAGTTGATGCTTATACGGAGCCAGATCATGGCGAGTCCGAG CCCAAACAAACTTCTCAGGTCGTTCCCGGCCTTGCAGGCAGACAAGATCAAGACGTTGACTCTATTCATTGCTAAGAACATCCCAGACGACGTCTACGCCGAGATCATCAACCACGCTCGATGA
- a CDS encoding sulfate permease 2, which translates to MSTTGAKVGQGLAAALGIKLRNNEPYQDEVTRGESILSVQTADTFVETRPTTKEFFQELVPSGKDVATYTRSLFPFLDWIGKYNLQWLLGDLVAGITIGAVVVPQGMAYAVLANLEPQFGLYSSFMGVLIYWFFATSKDITIGPVAVMSTLVGGIVIEMKEKFPEVPGHVVASALSIITGAIVLFLGLTRTGFIVDLISLTSLSAFMTGSAISIVIGQIPTMMGISGVSTRDASYLVLINTLKNLKTTKLDAAMGLSALAMLYIIRSACSFGAKKWPEKQKLYFFLGTLRTVFVILLYTMISWLVNMNHRSDPKFKILKDIPGGFQNAAVPVVETRVIGAMASNLPAAVIVLLIEHIAISKSFGRVNNYSINPSQEMVAIGVTNLLAPFLGGYPSTGSFSRTAIKSKAGVRTPFAGVITAVVVLLAIYVLPPVFFYIPSASLAAVIIHAVGDLITPPNTLYQFWCVSPLEVLIFFIGVIITVFSTIENGIYATVAISAAILLGRILKARGRFLGPVRVHSVLDDRIIGDDHREYGTFGQTGTGTGGASTRNIFLPIDHGDGSNPDVEVESPYPGVFIYRFTEGFSYPNASHTLEYLTRYVFAHTRRTNLTQYARPGDRPWNDPGPSKRELKRAQRSGGNLHIAGENPDLPTLKAIILDFSSVNHVDVSSVQQLIDVRNQLDRYAAPDPVDWHIACIGNRWTKRALVAGGFGYPTPRDEGSHRWKSIFSVAEIGGSDSAAAVAEKEEEQERRHAAASDADDLEKGVNVAPVHKATDGTETPRTEASSTETERAAAASGAGLKGLRPAARAVTVHGLNRPLFHVDLTSALQSAIANIEARRGGDGL; encoded by the exons ATGTCGACCACTGGCGCCAAGGTCGGACAGGGCTTGGCAGCAGCTCTGGGTATCAAACTGCGCAACAACGAGCCCTATCAGGACGAAGTTACTCGAGGCGAATCCATCCTGTCCGTGCAGACTGCCGATACGTTTGTCGagacgaggccgacgaccaAGGAATTCTTTCAGGAGCTGGTACCGAGCGGAAAGGATGTCGCTACCTACACGAGGTCGCTCTTTCCTTTTCTTGATTGGATAGGAAAATACAACTTGCAATGGTTGCTTGGTGATCTTGTTGCCG GCATCACCATCGGCGCCGTGGTGGTCCCGCAAGGAATGGCATACGCCGTCCTCGCCAACTTGGAGCCGCAGTTTGGACTGTACTCTTCGTTTATGGGAGTCTTGATCTACTGGTTTTTCGCGACATCCAAAGATATCACGATCGGCCCCGTCGCCGTCATGTCGACACTTGTTGGTGGCATCGTCATTGAGATGAAGGAAAAGTTCCCCGAAGTCCCCGGGCACGTCGTCGCATCAGCCTTGTCCATCATCACAGGTGCAATCGTCCTGTTCCTCGGccttacgaggacgggcttCATTGTGGACCTGATCAGCTTGACGAGTCTGTCGGCCTTCATGACGGGCAGCGCCATCAGCATCGTCATTGGTCAAATCCCAACCATGATGGGAATCTCGGGCGTTTCAACGCGCGACGCATCTTATCTGGTGCTGATCAACACACTCAAGAATCTCAAAACGACCAAACTCGATGCGGCGATGGGATTGTCGGCTTTGGCGATGCTCTACATCATCAGGTCGGCTTGCTCGTTTGGGGCAAAGAAGTGGCCCGAGAAGCAGAAGCTCTACTTCTTCTTGGGAACACTCAGGACCGTTTTTGTGATCCTGCTGTACACCATGATCAGTTGGTTGGTTAACATGAACCACCGGTCGGATCCCAAGTTCAAGATTCTGAAGGATATTCCTGGAG GATTCCAAAACGCCGCAGTACCCGTCGTTGAAACTCGTGTTATCGGCGCAATGGCCAGCAACCTCCCCGCTGCCGTCATTGTTCTCCTGATAGAGCATATCGCCATCTCCAAGTCCTTTGGCCGCGTGAACAACTACAGCATCAACCCGTCGCAAGAGATGGTTGCCATTGGTGTGACTAACCTCCTTGCCCCTTTTCTGGGTGGATATCCGTCGACTGGCTCCTTTAGCCGTACGGCCATCAAGTCAAAGGCAGGCGTGCGCACTCCCTTTGCGGGAGTCATCACTGCCGTCGTGGTGCTTTTGGCCATCTACGTCCTCCCGCCAGTCTTTTTCTACATTCCAAGTGCATCGCTCGCCGCCGTCATTATCCACGCCGTCGGCGATTTGATCACGCCTCCCAACACCTTGTACCAGTTCTGGTGCGTCTCGCCGCTCGAAGTTTTGATCTTCTTCATCGGTGTCATCATCACCGTCTTCTCGACCATCGAGAACGGCATCTACGCGACCGTGGCCATTTCGGCGGCgatcctcctcggccgcatcCTCAAGGCGCGCGGCCGCTTCCTCGGCCCCGTCAGGGTTCACTCGGTCCTCGATGACAGGATCATCGGCGACGACCACCGCGAGTACGGCACCTTTGGGCAGACCGGAACAGGCACCGGTGGCGCCTCGACCAGAAACATCTTCCTGCCCATCGACCACGGCGACGGCTCCAACCCGGACGTCGAGGTCGAGAGCCCCTACCCGGGAGTCTTCATCTACCGCTTCACCGAGGGGTTCAGCTACCCCAACGCCTCGCACACGCTCGAGTACCTGACGCGGTACGTGTTTGCGCACACGCGCCGCACCAACCTGACGCAGTACGCCCGCCCGGGCGACAGGCCATGGAACGACCCCGGGCCGTCCAAGCGGGAGCTGAAGCGGGCGCAGCGCAGCGGCGGAAACCTGCACATTGCCGGCGAGAACCCGGACCTGCCCACGCTCAAGGCCATCATTCTCGACTTTAGCAGCGTCAACCACGTCGACGTCAGCAGCGTGCAGCAGCTCATCGACGTCCGCAACCAACTAGACCGCTACGCGGCCCCGGACCCCGTCGACTGGCACATCGCCTGCATCGGCAACCGGTGGACGAAGCGCGCGCTCGTTGCGGGCGGTTTCGGATATCCGACTCCCCGCGACGAGGGCTCCCACCGGTGGAAGTCCATCTTCTCGGTCGCCGAGATTGGAGGCAGCGACAGCGCGGCCGCGGTGgcggagaaggaggaggagcaggagaggaggcACGCGGCGGCCAGCGACGCCGACGACCTGGAGAAGGGTGTCAACGTCGCGCCGGTGCACAAGGCGACGGACGGGACGGAGACGCCCAGGACGGAGGCCAGCTCGACCGAGACGGAGCGGGCTGCCGCGGCGTCTGGTGCGGGGCTCAAGGGCTTGAGGCCGGCGGCGCGGGCGGTTACTGTCCATGGGCTCAACAGGCCGCTGTTTCATGTCGATTTGACGAGCGCGTTGCAGTCTGCCATTGCCAATATCGAGGCCAGGAGAGGTGGGGATGGGCTGTGA
- a CDS encoding phenol 2-monooxygenase: MGSVEITESKCDVLIVGAGPAGLMMATWMARCGIDARIIDKRGTKIFAGQADGLQLRSQEIFDSFGFADRAWKEANHMLEICMWNPDSTGRIQRSARIPDTSPGLSRFVQIVVHQGRVERWFLDHIRKHSGDRLRVERGVLPESLVIDDDACADHSANSHPVTVTLRHLSDEEATPAQQQGEGLPADGLFRSNLAEDDTDDLIATARDRESGREVVRARYVVGCDGAHSWTRRQLGYELHGEPTDFIWGVLDIIPITDFPDIRMRCAVHSADAGSLMVIPRENKLVRLYIQLNEIKPDAASGRADRTKITPATILRAAQNILKPYTLTYEHCDWWTAYQIGQRLGSDFDYRSRVFLAGDAVHTHSPKAGQGMNIAMQDAYNLGWKLALVAKGLARPEILRTYHNERRRVAEELIEFDHKFSRLFSGRPAKDVLDAEGVSMAEFQAVFEKGNLFASGLSVDYADSLLVAKKGPGAARQDLATGVRLGMRFPSFRVLNQADGRSWHLQQRLKSDGRFRLVLFAGDVHAPAQKARLQGFCDRLASSTFLRPYLYRHVDVLTCHSAKRVETELLRDFPAVLHPFDEEKGWDYDSIYVDDQNYHDPYGDAYANYGVDREVGCVVVCRPDQTICFVKHVQTRDPLPCRLIPTTHSALSQVASLWEPCNWVAPPIEGKRLAEVPIERAARSL; the protein is encoded by the exons ATGGGAAGCGTCGAGATCACAGAGTCAAAGTGCGATGT GTTGATCGTTGGTGCCGGGCCAGCAGG CCTCATGATGGCAACGTGGATGGCCAGGTGTGGCATCGACGCTCGCATCATCGACAAGCGCGGCACCAAGATCTTTGCTGGGCAGGCCGACGGGCTGCAGCTACGCAGCCAGGAAATCTTTGACAGCTTCGGGTTCGCAGATCGCGCTTGGAAGGAGGCTAATCACATGCTCGAG ATTTGTATGTGG AATCCAGACTCGACCGGTCGAATCCAACGCTCGGCACGCATCCCCGACACCTCCCCAGGCCTCTCGCGCTTCGTGCAGATTGTCGTGCACCAGGGCCGCGTGGAGCGCTGGTTCCTCGACCACATCCGCAAGCACTCGGGCGACCGGCTGCGGGTCGAGCGCGGTGTGCTACCAGAGTCGCTGGtcatcgacgacgacgcctgCGCCGACCACTCGGCCAACTCGCACCCCGTGACCGTCACCCTGCGGCACCTGTCGGACGAGGAGGCCACCCCGGCACAGCAGCAGGGAGAGGGTCTGCCTGCGGATGGGCTGTTTCGGAGTAACCTGGCCGAGGACGATACAGATGACTTGATAGCAACAGCGAGAGACCGAGAGTCTGGGAGGGAGGTGGTGCGTGCTAGGTATGTGGTTGGCTGTGATGGGGCGCATAGTTGGACGAGAAGGCAGCTGGGGTATGAGCTGCATGGGGAGCCGACGGATTTCATATGGGGCGTGTTAG ATATAATCCCCATCACCGACTTCCCCGACATCCGCATGCGCTGCGCGGTCCACAGCGCCGACGCAGGGTCGCTGATGGTGATACCGCGCGAGAACAAGCTGGTGCGGCTGTACATCCAGCTCAACGAGATCAAACCCGACGCTGCAAGCGGGCGCGCGGACCGGACCAAGATCACACCCGCCACCATCCTCCGCGCGGCGCAAAACATCCTCAAGCCCTACACGCTCACCTACGAGCACTGCGACTGGTGGACCGCGTACCAGATCGGCCAGCGGCTGGGCAGCGATTTCGACTACCGCAGCCGCGTCTTCCTGGCCGGCGACGCCGTGCACACCCACTCGCCCAAGGCAGGCCAGGGCATGAACATCGCCATGCAGGACGCGTACAACCTGGGGTGGAAGCTGGCGCTGGTGGCCAAGGGGCTGGCGCGGCCCGAGATATTAAGAACCTACCACAACGAGCGCCGCCGCGTCGCCGAGGAGCTCATCGAGTTTGACCACAAGTTCTCGCGGCTGTTCTCGGGCCGGCCGGCCAAGGACGTCCTGGACGCCGAGGGGGTCAGCAtggccgagttccaggccgTGTTTGAAAAGGGCAACCTGTTCGCGTCGGGTTTGTCCGTCGACTACGCCGACAGCCTGCTGGTCGCCAAAAAGGGCCCCGGCGCGGCCAGGCAGGACCTGGCGACCGGCGTGCGGCTGGGCATGCGGTTCCCGTCGTTCCGGGTGCTGAACCAGGCCGACGGCCGGTCGTGGCACCTGCAGCAGCGGCTCAAGAGCGACGGGCGCTTCAGGCTGGTGCTGTTCGCGGGCGACGTGCACGCGCCGGCGCAAAAGGCCCGGCTGCAGGGCTTCTGCGACCGCCTGGCGTCGTCGACGTTCCTCAGGCCCTATCTGTACCGCCACGTCGACGTGCTGACGTGCCACTCGGCGAAGCGGGTCGAGACGGAGCTCCTTCGGGACTTTCCCGCCGTGCTGCACCCGTTCGACGAGGAGAAGGGGTGGGATTATGACAGCATCTATGTCGACGACCAAAACTACCACGACCCGTATGGGGACGCCTATGCCAACTACGGAGTGGATAGGGAGGTTGGgtgcgtggtggtgtgtaggCCTGATCA